The Haloarchaeobius amylolyticus genome window below encodes:
- a CDS encoding DUF6757 family protein, which produces MKCHYCDRTAAFAAETDGIKVGLCEEHFRERLEELAEADELKRLKEQVDVDRT; this is translated from the coding sequence ATGAAGTGCCACTACTGCGACCGGACTGCCGCCTTTGCCGCTGAAACCGACGGCATCAAGGTCGGGCTCTGCGAGGAGCACTTCCGCGAGCGGCTCGAGGAACTCGCGGAGGCCGACGAGCTGAAGCGGCTGAAAGAACAGGTCGACGTGGACCGGACCTGA
- a CDS encoding DUF7827 domain-containing protein, giving the protein MNRLALQSLCCLALVVVAAAGAPAVTADTQDASFDSDTYETTIDEEVTLTLSLTDAENATVTLGSEDAGYQMNVTVHDNDTDGQVQLTIYTQRLGIRAPAKSVAVAGNDTIVSAGGDTLGAAIDPGSYGLSLAVNGTETDTATLQVDEPATTTQPPTTTTQPPTTTAPPTTTTTAGGGGDGDGDEGGIPGFGIGVAVVALASVALLAHRQQ; this is encoded by the coding sequence ATGAACCGCCTAGCCCTCCAGAGCCTCTGCTGTCTCGCACTCGTCGTCGTCGCGGCGGCGGGTGCCCCGGCCGTGACAGCAGACACGCAGGACGCATCGTTCGACAGTGACACCTACGAAACCACGATCGACGAGGAGGTGACGCTCACGCTCTCGCTGACCGACGCCGAGAACGCGACGGTCACGCTCGGGAGCGAGGACGCCGGCTACCAGATGAACGTCACCGTCCACGACAACGACACCGACGGCCAGGTCCAGCTCACGATATACACACAGCGACTCGGTATCCGGGCCCCGGCGAAGAGCGTCGCCGTGGCCGGGAACGACACCATCGTCTCGGCCGGTGGCGACACCCTCGGCGCGGCCATCGACCCCGGGAGCTACGGGCTCAGCCTGGCCGTGAACGGGACCGAGACGGACACCGCGACGCTGCAGGTCGACGAACCGGCGACGACGACGCAACCGCCGACCACGACGACCCAACCGCCGACCACCACGGCGCCACCGACCACCACGACCACCGCGGGTGGCGGCGGTGACGGCGACGGCGACGAAGGCGGAATCCCCGGCTTCGGCATCGGCGTCGCGGTCGTCGCGCTCGCGAGCGTGGCGCTCCTGGCGCACCGACAGCAGTAG
- a CDS encoding 4Fe-4S dicluster domain-containing protein, with the protein MAIDPNFHENREIVDEHDGHNVWGPVDEPEKLGIHGTHVAVDFDICLADGACLEDCPVDVFSWVDTPGHPESEIKADPAREAQCIDCMLCVDVCPVDAIDVDGSRSA; encoded by the coding sequence ATGGCTATCGACCCGAACTTCCACGAGAACCGCGAGATCGTCGACGAGCACGACGGGCACAACGTCTGGGGCCCCGTCGACGAGCCCGAGAAACTGGGCATCCACGGCACCCACGTCGCGGTCGACTTCGACATCTGTCTGGCCGACGGGGCCTGCCTGGAGGACTGCCCGGTCGACGTGTTCTCCTGGGTCGACACCCCCGGGCACCCCGAGTCCGAGATCAAGGCCGACCCCGCCCGCGAGGCCCAGTGCATCGACTGCATGCTCTGTGTCGACGTCTGCCCGGTCGACGCCATCGACGTCGACGGCAGTCGGTCGGCCTGA
- a CDS encoding tRNA-binding protein, with protein sequence MTSPFDVTIEVAEVLSAEPFPEARKPELYRLTLDLGDRELRSAAQLGYHHDPDDLVGQQVLCATDLGTVTIAGFESEALTVGVPGDDGNPVLVTPAEDVPLGGELY encoded by the coding sequence ATGACCAGTCCGTTCGACGTGACCATCGAGGTCGCCGAGGTGCTGTCGGCCGAACCGTTCCCCGAGGCGAGAAAGCCCGAACTGTACAGACTCACGCTGGACCTGGGCGACCGCGAACTCCGGTCGGCCGCCCAGCTGGGCTACCACCACGACCCCGACGACCTCGTGGGCCAGCAGGTCCTGTGTGCCACCGACCTCGGGACCGTGACCATCGCGGGCTTCGAGTCCGAGGCGCTGACCGTGGGCGTCCCCGGCGACGACGGCAACCCGGTGCTCGTGACGCCGGCCGAGGACGTGCCACTCGGCGGCGAGCTGTACTGA
- a CDS encoding cupin domain-containing protein → MEKVTIADVNSRMGPAAVKRRLTDALGATDMALNYYELAPGDSLGFGYHSHGAQEEVFYVQTGTVTFETEDGDVAVDAGEVIRFGPGEHQLGTNEGDERATVLAMGAPQDAGELHMVRECPDCGERTEQDIELTEARDAIVTRCVDCGAETGRFD, encoded by the coding sequence ATGGAGAAGGTCACCATTGCAGACGTGAACTCGCGCATGGGTCCCGCGGCGGTCAAGCGCCGGCTGACCGACGCCCTCGGCGCGACCGACATGGCGCTGAACTACTACGAACTCGCACCCGGCGACAGTCTGGGCTTCGGCTACCACAGCCACGGCGCCCAGGAGGAGGTGTTCTACGTCCAGACCGGGACGGTCACCTTCGAGACCGAGGACGGTGACGTGGCGGTCGACGCCGGCGAGGTCATCCGCTTCGGGCCGGGCGAGCACCAGCTCGGCACGAACGAGGGCGACGAGCGCGCGACCGTCCTCGCCATGGGTGCGCCACAGGACGCGGGCGAGCTGCACATGGTCCGGGAGTGCCCCGACTGCGGCGAGCGCACCGAACAGGACATCGAGTTGACCGAGGCCCGGGACGCCATCGTCACGCGCTGTGTCGACTGCGGCGCGGAGACGGGCCGGTTCGACTGA
- a CDS encoding GNAT family N-acetyltransferase — translation MTSPHATAVDTNMVAAFVALSDHTGSGTSRSFGDLTAVATDVPVAFFNPVFVFEPPTRDDLSRAVAWLTDQGVPLRVVVADSALGATEPVASDLGLERADSPQPGMVLPSLDDVPRPGSALDIEVVTDTGGIDGFVTVTAAAFGMPVDVARQVAPASMLSDEQVQLLLGRLDGEPVACGLLVRSDDVAGVYNVGVTEPYRRRGFGEAMTRAVLRAGREDGAEVGVLQASEMGYPVYEAMGFETVVEYHQFHPA, via the coding sequence ATGACCAGTCCCCACGCCACCGCGGTCGACACCAACATGGTGGCCGCCTTCGTCGCCCTCTCGGACCACACCGGGTCTGGCACGTCCCGGTCGTTCGGCGACCTGACGGCCGTCGCGACCGACGTCCCGGTCGCCTTCTTCAACCCGGTGTTCGTCTTCGAGCCGCCGACCCGGGACGACCTGTCCCGCGCGGTCGCGTGGCTGACCGACCAGGGCGTCCCACTCCGCGTGGTGGTCGCCGACTCCGCGCTGGGCGCGACGGAACCGGTGGCGAGCGACCTGGGGCTCGAGCGAGCCGACAGCCCGCAACCGGGGATGGTGCTGCCGTCGCTCGATGACGTCCCCCGGCCCGGGTCCGCGCTCGACATCGAGGTGGTGACGGACACCGGCGGAATCGACGGGTTCGTGACGGTCACCGCGGCGGCCTTCGGGATGCCGGTCGACGTCGCCCGGCAGGTCGCCCCGGCGTCGATGCTGTCCGACGAGCAGGTGCAACTCCTGCTCGGCCGGCTCGACGGCGAGCCCGTCGCCTGCGGGCTCCTCGTCCGGAGCGACGACGTGGCGGGCGTCTACAACGTCGGCGTGACCGAGCCGTACCGGCGCCGGGGGTTCGGCGAGGCGATGACCCGGGCCGTGCTCCGGGCCGGCCGCGAGGACGGCGCCGAGGTCGGCGTGTTGCAGGCGTCGGAGATGGGGTACCCGGTCTACGAGGCGATGGGGTTCGAGACCGTCGTGGAGTACCACCAGTTCCATCCCGCCTGA
- a CDS encoding universal stress protein → MYQRILVPTDGSAGAERATEYALELAERYDSAVHALFVVDTAVYDEPALSSTELVIDDLEDWGAELLNEMASRAHEAGLDFECKLCHGRPHEEILSYADVVDADLVVMGYQGQSHRKRIGSVADRVVTEADRPVLTV, encoded by the coding sequence ATGTACCAGCGAATCCTCGTCCCCACCGACGGCAGTGCCGGCGCGGAACGCGCCACCGAGTACGCGCTCGAGCTCGCCGAGCGCTACGACTCGGCGGTCCACGCCCTGTTCGTCGTCGACACCGCCGTCTACGACGAACCGGCACTCTCCAGTACGGAACTCGTCATCGACGACCTCGAGGACTGGGGGGCGGAGCTGTTGAACGAGATGGCCAGCAGGGCCCACGAGGCCGGCCTCGACTTCGAGTGCAAGCTCTGTCACGGCCGCCCGCACGAGGAGATCCTCTCCTACGCCGACGTGGTCGACGCCGACCTCGTCGTGATGGGCTACCAGGGCCAGAGCCACCGGAAGCGCATCGGGAGCGTCGCGGACCGCGTCGTCACCGAGGCCGACCGGCCGGTGCTGACGGTCTGA
- a CDS encoding phosphotransferase family protein encodes MTASEPTIESALAQHFDQFHVGDRLHEVPPHQTDAVTVDGQRAVCKLATGPQGDPETEARVYEFVAEATTVPVPEILAVGADHFVAAWHEDASPGPDCDVEKARTMGAGLATLHAETAGHFERPGHPRATADGLEVDAYATWGGTLRRHLESIREYLADHEDACQHVDVADAAIAFLREHPDALSGCGEPVLCHGNYLPDHVATRDGEVTCVVDFEHALVGPGEYDLWRTALPLLSHEDDQLFAAFREGYESVRALPPGVDDRRRCYEVLISVSYLQALYLQNQHDAETTSERATWLREFVLDGLDDLTGGETRR; translated from the coding sequence ATGACAGCCAGCGAACCCACCATCGAGTCTGCACTCGCACAGCACTTCGACCAGTTCCACGTCGGCGACCGCCTCCACGAGGTGCCGCCCCACCAGACCGACGCGGTCACGGTCGACGGCCAGCGCGCGGTCTGCAAACTGGCGACCGGGCCGCAGGGCGACCCCGAGACCGAGGCACGCGTGTACGAGTTCGTCGCCGAGGCGACGACCGTTCCCGTCCCCGAGATCCTCGCGGTCGGCGCCGACCACTTCGTCGCGGCCTGGCACGAGGACGCCTCGCCGGGGCCGGACTGTGACGTCGAGAAGGCGCGAACCATGGGCGCCGGGCTGGCGACCCTGCACGCGGAGACGGCCGGGCACTTCGAGCGACCCGGCCACCCCAGAGCGACCGCCGACGGCCTCGAAGTCGACGCGTACGCGACGTGGGGCGGGACCCTCCGACGCCACCTCGAGTCGATCCGCGAGTACCTCGCCGACCACGAGGACGCCTGCCAGCACGTCGACGTGGCCGACGCGGCCATCGCGTTCCTCCGCGAACACCCCGACGCGCTCTCGGGCTGTGGCGAGCCCGTCCTCTGTCACGGGAACTACCTGCCGGACCACGTGGCGACCCGCGACGGGGAGGTCACCTGCGTCGTCGACTTCGAGCACGCGCTGGTCGGCCCCGGCGAGTACGACCTCTGGCGGACCGCGCTGCCCCTGCTCTCGCACGAGGACGACCAGCTGTTCGCCGCGTTCCGCGAGGGCTACGAGTCGGTCCGGGCGCTCCCGCCGGGGGTCGACGACCGGCGCCGCTGCTACGAGGTCCTCATCTCTGTCTCGTACCTGCAGGCGCTCTACCTCCAGAACCAGCACGACGCCGAGACGACCAGCGAGCGAGCCACGTGGCTGCGCGAGTTCGTCCTCGACGGACTGGACGACCTCACCGGCGGCGAGACGCGGCGGTGA
- a CDS encoding MFS transporter, which translates to MTVTWPYRRTVLVLSTLAFFATMAGRLVISPVVPAITDQFHVSKSLVGLALTGLWMAYFAAQFPSGVLADRYSERPIILVAVGGTAVASVLLALSPLFAVFVLATVLLGAVAGLHYSVAATLLTRTYDETGFALGFHNAGGPAAGLVAPVAAAWVGVRYGWRPAVALGAAAALPIFLLFAWRVQPTAPRRPDQPVRDRFELEPMLELLSRRKIAFTVAVAVGGAFVWQATASFLPTFLVEYRGQSETTAGAVFSAYFVVQAVTSVGVGAASDRFGREVSTAACLLLAAVGFALLVGVPGVVALVAALLLIGTGLGWGGALLPRFMDHLDDAEQGAGFGLVRTVYGVLGSVGSVATGAVADGFGWAAAMGMLIALLSLVFLALVVNRVFGLGY; encoded by the coding sequence ATGACCGTCACCTGGCCCTACCGTCGGACCGTCCTCGTCCTCAGCACGCTCGCGTTCTTCGCGACGATGGCCGGCCGCCTGGTCATCAGTCCCGTCGTCCCGGCCATCACCGACCAGTTCCACGTCTCGAAGTCGCTGGTCGGCCTCGCGCTCACCGGGCTGTGGATGGCCTACTTCGCCGCCCAGTTCCCCAGCGGGGTGCTCGCCGACCGCTACAGCGAACGCCCCATCATCCTCGTCGCGGTCGGCGGGACCGCGGTCGCGAGCGTCCTGCTCGCGCTCTCGCCGCTGTTCGCCGTCTTCGTCCTCGCGACGGTGCTGCTCGGCGCCGTGGCCGGGCTCCACTACAGCGTCGCCGCGACGCTGCTGACCCGGACCTACGACGAGACCGGCTTCGCACTGGGGTTCCACAACGCGGGCGGGCCGGCGGCCGGGCTGGTCGCGCCGGTCGCCGCCGCCTGGGTCGGGGTCCGGTACGGCTGGCGGCCCGCCGTCGCGCTCGGGGCGGCCGCCGCGCTCCCCATCTTCCTGCTGTTCGCGTGGCGGGTCCAGCCCACGGCGCCGCGCCGTCCCGACCAGCCGGTTCGCGACCGGTTCGAACTCGAACCCATGCTCGAACTGCTCTCGCGCCGGAAGATCGCCTTCACCGTGGCGGTCGCCGTCGGGGGCGCGTTCGTCTGGCAGGCGACCGCCTCGTTCCTGCCGACGTTCCTCGTCGAGTACCGCGGCCAGTCCGAGACCACCGCCGGGGCGGTCTTCTCGGCGTACTTCGTCGTCCAGGCGGTGACCTCGGTCGGCGTCGGGGCGGCCTCCGACCGCTTCGGACGCGAGGTCTCGACGGCGGCCTGTCTGCTGCTGGCCGCGGTCGGGTTCGCCCTCCTCGTGGGGGTCCCCGGCGTGGTGGCGCTCGTGGCCGCGCTCCTCCTCATCGGGACCGGCCTCGGCTGGGGAGGGGCGCTCCTCCCGCGGTTCATGGACCACCTCGACGACGCGGAGCAGGGCGCCGGGTTCGGCCTCGTCCGGACGGTCTACGGCGTCCTCGGGTCGGTCGGCTCGGTCGCGACCGGGGCGGTCGCCGACGGGTTCGGCTGGGCGGCCGCGATGGGGATGCTCATCGCGCTGCTCTCGCTGGTGTTCCTCGCGCTGGTGGTGAACAGGGTGTTCGGCCTGGGCTACTGA
- a CDS encoding universal stress protein, translated as MQTSTASKQAQAGFETIFVALGPSDHDRVERLAEEVVDLAGPSDARVVLGHVFTKEEYEERRELLNYDPDAEVTPDVVAERFDVARDLGDRLDAAGIDHVVRGGLGEYSDGIAELAEEEGADLVVVGGRKRSPTGKAVFGSTAQEVMLSAHCPVTFVRADAA; from the coding sequence ATGCAGACCAGTACCGCTTCCAAGCAAGCACAGGCAGGTTTCGAGACAATCTTCGTCGCACTCGGCCCCAGCGACCACGACCGCGTCGAGCGACTCGCCGAGGAGGTCGTCGACCTCGCCGGCCCCTCCGACGCCCGCGTCGTCCTCGGCCACGTCTTCACGAAGGAGGAGTACGAGGAGCGCCGCGAGCTGCTCAACTACGACCCCGACGCGGAGGTCACCCCCGACGTCGTCGCCGAGCGGTTCGACGTCGCCCGCGACCTCGGCGACCGACTGGACGCCGCCGGCATCGACCACGTCGTGCGTGGCGGCCTCGGTGAGTACAGCGACGGTATCGCCGAGCTGGCCGAGGAGGAGGGCGCCGACCTCGTCGTCGTCGGTGGCCGCAAGCGCTCCCCGACGGGCAAGGCCGTCTTCGGCAGCACCGCCCAGGAGGTCATGCTCTCGGCACACTGCCCGGTCACCTTCGTCCGCGCCGACGCGGCATAG
- a CDS encoding acyl-CoA dehydrogenase family protein, translating to MLDYVGLEADLGEEERMIRDSAREFVENRVQPDIAQHFEEGTFPTEIITEMGEMGFYAPNLDGYDLPNVSETAYGLLMQELEACDSGLRSMASVQGALVMYPIHAFGSEEQKEEWLPAMGRGEKIGCFGLTEPQHGSNPSGMETRAEAADGGYVLNGSKTWITNAPIADVAVVWARDRSSEDDPVRGFLVETDRDGFSVNKITEKLSLRASITGEFGLNDVFVPEENVLPGVAGMKGPLSCLTQARYGIAWGAVGAARDCFEVAREYATDREQFDRPIASFQLQQEKLAEMATQITTAQLLAHRLADLKERGDLRPQHVSMAKRNNVRMARDQARVAREMLGGNGITSDYSPMRHMANMETVYTYEGTHDIHTLILGQDLTGIAAFE from the coding sequence ATGCTCGATTACGTCGGCCTGGAGGCGGACCTCGGCGAGGAGGAGCGGATGATCCGCGACTCCGCCCGTGAGTTCGTCGAGAACCGGGTGCAACCCGACATCGCACAGCACTTCGAGGAGGGCACCTTCCCGACCGAGATCATCACCGAGATGGGCGAGATGGGCTTCTACGCCCCGAACCTCGACGGGTACGACCTCCCGAACGTCTCCGAGACCGCCTACGGCCTGCTCATGCAGGAGCTGGAGGCGTGTGACTCCGGCCTGCGCTCGATGGCCAGCGTGCAGGGGGCACTCGTCATGTACCCCATCCACGCCTTCGGCAGCGAGGAACAGAAAGAGGAGTGGCTGCCGGCGATGGGTCGCGGCGAGAAGATCGGCTGCTTCGGCCTCACCGAACCCCAGCACGGCTCGAACCCCTCGGGCATGGAGACCCGCGCCGAGGCAGCCGACGGCGGCTACGTCCTCAACGGCTCGAAGACGTGGATCACGAACGCACCCATCGCCGACGTGGCGGTCGTCTGGGCGCGCGACAGGTCCAGCGAGGACGACCCGGTGCGCGGGTTCCTCGTCGAGACCGACCGCGACGGCTTCTCCGTCAACAAGATCACCGAGAAGCTCTCGCTTCGCGCCTCCATCACGGGCGAGTTCGGCCTCAACGACGTGTTCGTCCCCGAGGAGAACGTCCTCCCCGGCGTGGCGGGCATGAAGGGCCCGCTCTCGTGTCTCACGCAGGCGCGCTACGGCATCGCCTGGGGCGCGGTCGGCGCGGCCCGCGACTGCTTCGAGGTCGCCCGCGAGTACGCCACCGACCGCGAGCAGTTCGACAGGCCCATCGCGAGCTTCCAGCTCCAGCAGGAGAAACTGGCCGAGATGGCGACCCAGATCACCACGGCCCAGCTGCTGGCCCACCGCCTCGCCGACCTCAAGGAACGCGGCGACCTCCGCCCGCAGCACGTCTCGATGGCCAAGCGCAACAACGTCCGCATGGCCCGCGACCAGGCCCGCGTGGCCCGCGAGATGCTCGGCGGCAACGGCATCACGTCGGACTACTCGCCGATGCGCCACATGGCGAACATGGAGACGGTGTACACCTACGAGGGTACCCACGACATCCACACGCTGATTCTCGGGCAGGACCTCACCGGCATCGCCGCCTTCGAGTAG
- a CDS encoding type 1 glutamine amidotransferase has translation MSRVRIALLNAAHGDENTRRNFRRELDADLVEFSATDGHLPDHYDWDGVVVTGSRSSVYWDEAWIQPTRRWVRDAADEGLPCLGVCWGHQLLADALGGRVADMGEYEIGYRTVQLSGDNPLFDGLDGEYTVFTTHSDSVVELPPGAVEIARNDYGNHGFRKGHVFGVQFHPEYDTKTAREVTLGKDELSDERKQAVVDGITEKNYAKACEPKRLFENFTSYVRHVDRVEDDATATAASD, from the coding sequence ATGAGTCGAGTTCGTATCGCACTGCTGAACGCCGCGCATGGCGACGAGAACACCCGCCGCAACTTCCGGCGGGAGCTCGACGCCGACCTCGTGGAGTTCAGCGCGACAGACGGCCACCTGCCGGACCACTACGACTGGGACGGCGTCGTCGTCACAGGGTCACGCTCGTCCGTCTACTGGGACGAAGCATGGATTCAGCCCACCAGGCGGTGGGTTCGCGACGCCGCGGACGAAGGGCTGCCCTGTCTCGGCGTGTGTTGGGGGCACCAGCTCCTCGCCGACGCCCTCGGTGGCCGGGTCGCCGACATGGGCGAGTACGAGATCGGGTACCGTACCGTCCAGCTCTCCGGCGACAACCCGCTGTTCGACGGACTCGACGGCGAGTACACCGTCTTCACGACGCACTCGGATTCGGTCGTCGAACTGCCGCCCGGCGCGGTCGAGATCGCCCGCAACGACTACGGCAACCACGGCTTCCGCAAGGGTCACGTCTTCGGCGTGCAGTTCCACCCCGAGTACGACACGAAGACCGCCCGCGAGGTGACGCTCGGCAAGGACGAACTGTCCGACGAGCGCAAGCAGGCGGTCGTCGACGGCATCACCGAGAAGAACTACGCGAAGGCCTGCGAGCCCAAGCGCCTGTTCGAGAACTTCACCTCGTACGTCCGACACGTCGACCGCGTCGAGGACGACGCGACCGCCACGGCCGCGTCGGACTGA
- a CDS encoding alpha/beta fold hydrolase — protein MPTVDRDGTTLYYETDGEGETVAFVPDIGCGAWLWGWQYDSLAGPYETLVWNTRGTGRSDPPSGDMTMATFVNDLDAVLSDHGARTVHLVGCGLGAMVALEYARKHDRARSLTLVGPAAAGDEYDPEPFFADPADESACRETLSAVLSAEFCEEMPEVLDGIASWRSAEDTGRAAWQHQRAALADYDAAPLYEIPVPALVVDGGSDGLVSAGAADRLAEGLPRGQREHYPDAGHFVHVERSRPVNDGIVGFLDEAVDA, from the coding sequence ATGCCCACGGTAGACAGGGACGGGACGACGCTGTACTACGAGACCGACGGCGAGGGGGAGACGGTCGCGTTCGTGCCCGACATCGGGTGTGGCGCGTGGCTCTGGGGCTGGCAGTACGACAGCCTCGCGGGCCCCTACGAGACGCTGGTGTGGAACACGCGCGGGACCGGCCGGTCGGACCCGCCAAGTGGCGACATGACGATGGCGACGTTCGTGAACGACCTCGACGCGGTCCTCTCGGACCACGGCGCGAGGACGGTCCACCTCGTGGGGTGTGGCCTCGGCGCGATGGTCGCACTGGAGTACGCCCGCAAGCACGACCGGGCCCGGAGCCTCACGCTCGTCGGGCCGGCGGCTGCCGGCGACGAGTACGACCCCGAGCCGTTCTTCGCCGACCCCGCGGACGAGTCGGCGTGCCGGGAGACGCTGTCGGCGGTACTTTCTGCCGAGTTCTGTGAGGAGATGCCCGAGGTCCTCGACGGTATCGCGTCGTGGCGGAGTGCAGAAGACACGGGACGGGCGGCATGGCAGCACCAGCGAGCCGCGCTCGCGGACTACGACGCGGCGCCGCTGTACGAGATACCCGTCCCGGCGCTGGTGGTCGACGGCGGGTCCGACGGCCTCGTGTCGGCGGGAGCCGCCGACCGCCTCGCCGAGGGCCTCCCGCGGGGGCAGCGGGAGCACTACCCCGACGCAGGCCACTTCGTCCACGTCGAGCGGTCCCGACCGGTCAACGACGGCATCGTCGGGTTCCTCGACGAGGCGGTCGACGCCTAG
- a CDS encoding HD domain-containing protein, translated as MHAIKDSVHDYIEVSGVVADLLDTPQMQRLRHVKQLSTVRLVYPSANHTRFEHSLGVYHLARRACRHLGIDGSRAEAVQAAALLHDVGHGPYGHQTEGIILRRLGRHHDEVHDLLGQGELARVLESHGLHTDTIADLIDGQGKYGQLVSGELDVDRMDYLVRDAHHSGVPYGTIDQGRLLRALTFIDDDLALSAGNLATAESMLVARALMNATVYRHHVSRIAGAMLEQVCERLLDETPVSAEEFARMSDDELLAALRQHEATSDVAARLATRDLYKRAVWAELDDVPDRVVDADHETRRDLEAEIAAAADVPAETVLLDVPGRPSMPESSTRVVVNGEVRRLHEESPLVQGLQAAQSVQWRLGLFTPEESVETVRDVALSVLDLPDAGTRPSGSRSWPA; from the coding sequence ATGCACGCCATCAAGGACAGCGTCCACGACTACATCGAGGTGTCCGGCGTCGTCGCCGACCTGCTCGATACCCCCCAGATGCAGCGACTGCGCCACGTCAAGCAGCTCTCGACGGTGCGGCTCGTCTACCCCTCCGCGAACCACACCCGCTTCGAGCACTCCCTCGGCGTCTACCACCTCGCCCGCCGCGCCTGCCGCCACCTCGGCATCGACGGCTCGCGCGCCGAGGCGGTCCAGGCCGCCGCGCTCCTCCACGACGTGGGCCACGGCCCCTACGGCCACCAGACCGAGGGCATCATCCTCCGGCGGCTCGGCCGCCACCACGACGAGGTCCACGACCTGCTCGGGCAGGGCGAACTCGCACGCGTCCTCGAATCCCACGGCCTCCACACCGACACCATCGCCGACCTCATCGACGGCCAGGGGAAGTACGGCCAGCTGGTCTCGGGCGAACTCGACGTGGACCGGATGGACTACCTCGTCCGGGACGCCCACCACTCCGGCGTGCCCTACGGGACCATCGACCAGGGCCGGCTGCTCCGCGCGCTGACCTTCATCGACGACGACCTCGCGCTCTCGGCGGGGAACCTCGCCACCGCCGAGTCCATGCTGGTCGCCCGGGCCCTGATGAACGCGACCGTCTACCGCCACCACGTCTCCCGCATCGCCGGCGCCATGCTCGAACAGGTCTGCGAGCGCCTCCTCGACGAGACGCCGGTCTCCGCCGAGGAGTTCGCCCGGATGAGCGACGACGAACTGCTCGCGGCCCTGCGCCAGCACGAGGCGACCAGCGACGTGGCCGCCCGCCTCGCCACCCGCGACCTCTACAAGCGGGCGGTCTGGGCGGAACTCGACGACGTGCCGGACCGGGTGGTCGACGCCGACCACGAGACCCGGCGCGACCTGGAGGCGGAGATCGCCGCGGCGGCCGACGTCCCGGCCGAGACCGTCCTCCTCGACGTCCCGGGCCGCCCCTCGATGCCCGAGTCCTCCACCCGCGTCGTCGTCAACGGCGAGGTCCGCCGGCTCCACGAGGAGTCCCCGCTGGTCCAGGGCCTGCAGGCCGCCCAGTCCGTCCAGTGGCGGCTCGGGCTCTTCACGCCCGAAGAGTCCGTCGAGACGGTCCGCGACGTGGCCCTGTCCGTGCTCGACCTGCCCGACGCCGGCACCCGCCCGTCCGGGTCGCGGTCGTGGCCGGCCTGA
- a CDS encoding DUF4013 domain-containing protein, which translates to MSLDAKQNPFEYALSYPRENGWGAILKGGLTLLVSFLVVPYFVLFGYVFRVYRSAARDEPQPEYTDYVELLKEGVWLFVAQLPFVAVVSILGVVSIQYIHPAVYVLVVLVAIYVGPAIITVYCVTEDIGETYTSSRVPEFAFTGFYAKHVAMYIPLAILLAVVSMVSVLALGVGILFASAFAAYAQAAYWGRVYERAAAAGIVEPA; encoded by the coding sequence ATGAGCCTCGACGCCAAGCAGAACCCCTTCGAGTACGCGCTCTCGTACCCCCGCGAGAACGGGTGGGGCGCCATCCTCAAGGGTGGCCTGACGCTGCTGGTCAGTTTCCTCGTCGTGCCGTACTTCGTGCTGTTCGGGTACGTGTTCCGGGTGTACCGGAGCGCGGCCCGCGACGAACCACAGCCCGAGTACACCGACTACGTCGAGCTGCTGAAGGAGGGGGTCTGGCTGTTCGTCGCCCAGCTCCCCTTCGTCGCGGTGGTGAGCATCCTCGGCGTCGTCAGTATCCAGTACATCCACCCGGCGGTGTACGTGCTGGTGGTGCTGGTCGCCATCTACGTCGGGCCGGCCATCATCACGGTGTACTGCGTCACCGAGGACATCGGCGAGACGTACACGTCGAGTCGCGTCCCCGAGTTCGCCTTCACCGGCTTCTACGCGAAGCACGTCGCGATGTACATTCCGCTGGCCATCCTGCTCGCGGTGGTCTCGATGGTGTCCGTCCTGGCGCTCGGCGTCGGGATACTGTTCGCGAGTGCCTTCGCCGCCTACGCCCAGGCGGCCTACTGGGGTCGGGTGTACGAACGGGCGGCCGCGGCCGGCATCGTCGAGCCGGCCTGA